In the Paenibacillus pabuli genome, one interval contains:
- a CDS encoding dihydrolipoamide acetyltransferase family protein, which produces MAKFEYKFPELGEGLHEGEIIKMHIKVGDKVTDDDIIMEVQNDKAVVEVPCPVNGTVTEVFAKDGQICHVGEVVAVIDAEGELPEQDDAPAGDQGAQEKDAAQGGADTSGSSAAASSSDAAQEGGNNSVPAVPAKDVLATPSVRKFAREQGVDIAQVNGTGNNGKVTKEDVEAFKNGGGQSAAASAAPAQEDKKSAAPAAAAADQRLEEERVPFKGIRKAISNAMVKSAYTAPHVTIMDEVDVTELVAFRTRMKPIAEKKGTKVTYLPFIVKALVAASRQFPALNAMIDEEANEIVYKKYYNIGIATDTDNGLIVPVIKDADRKSIWMIADSIRDLAARGRDGKLSANEMKGSTISISNIGSAGGMFFTPIINFPEVAILGTGRISEKAVIKDGEVVAAPVMALSLSFDHRIIDGATAQNFMNYIKQLLANPELLVMEV; this is translated from the coding sequence TTGGCTAAATTTGAATACAAATTCCCTGAACTAGGCGAAGGCCTTCACGAAGGCGAAATCATCAAGATGCACATCAAAGTCGGGGACAAAGTAACTGACGACGATATCATCATGGAAGTACAAAACGACAAAGCGGTAGTAGAAGTACCTTGTCCGGTAAACGGAACAGTTACTGAAGTATTCGCTAAAGACGGTCAAATCTGTCACGTTGGTGAAGTTGTTGCGGTTATCGATGCAGAAGGCGAACTGCCTGAGCAAGACGACGCGCCTGCTGGCGACCAAGGTGCACAAGAGAAAGATGCAGCTCAAGGCGGAGCTGACACAAGTGGTTCTTCTGCAGCAGCTTCCAGCTCGGATGCAGCTCAAGAAGGCGGCAACAACAGCGTTCCGGCAGTACCTGCCAAAGACGTTCTGGCAACACCAAGCGTACGCAAATTTGCTCGTGAGCAAGGTGTAGACATCGCTCAGGTTAACGGCACTGGCAACAACGGCAAAGTAACCAAAGAAGATGTTGAAGCTTTCAAAAACGGTGGCGGCCAATCCGCAGCAGCTTCCGCAGCTCCTGCTCAAGAAGACAAAAAATCCGCAGCACCAGCAGCGGCAGCAGCTGACCAACGTCTTGAAGAAGAGCGCGTACCATTCAAAGGTATCCGTAAAGCAATTTCCAATGCAATGGTTAAATCGGCTTACACTGCACCTCACGTTACAATCATGGACGAAGTGGACGTAACTGAGCTGGTTGCTTTCCGTACTCGTATGAAACCAATCGCAGAGAAAAAAGGAACGAAAGTTACTTATCTGCCGTTCATCGTTAAAGCATTGGTTGCAGCTTCCCGTCAATTCCCTGCTCTGAATGCAATGATTGATGAAGAAGCTAACGAAATTGTTTACAAAAAATACTACAACATCGGTATCGCTACTGATACAGACAACGGCTTGATCGTTCCTGTTATCAAAGATGCTGATCGTAAATCCATCTGGATGATCGCTGATTCCATCCGTGATCTGGCAGCTCGTGGCCGTGATGGCAAATTGAGCGCTAATGAAATGAAAGGAAGCACAATCTCCATCAGTAACATCGGTTCTGCTGGCGGTATGTTCTTCACTCCGATCATCAACTTCCCTGAAGTTGCGATCCTCGGAACTGGACGCATTAGCGAAAAAGCGGTTATCAAAGACGGCGAAGTTGTAGCAGCTCCTGTAATGGCGCTTTCCCTGAGCTTCGACCACCGTATCATCGATGGCGCAACAGCACAAAACTTTATGAACTACATTAAACAGCTGCTCGCTAACCCTGAGCTGCTTGTTATGGAGGTGTAA